The following proteins come from a genomic window of Chitinispirillales bacterium ANBcel5:
- a CDS encoding four helix bundle protein, with translation MSSNEYYSACDNVVKAKSFAFALRIVKLNRYLQEEKREFVLSKQLLRSGTAVGALVREAEQAESKADFTHKLAIALKEANETDYWIDLLHQSEIIDQKSFDSIKPNIVELIKLLTSIIKTTRQNMAKMRTKN, from the coding sequence ATGAGCAGTAATGAATATTATTCTGCTTGTGATAATGTGGTTAAGGCAAAGTCATTTGCTTTCGCTCTGCGGATTGTAAAACTTAACCGTTATCTGCAGGAGGAAAAACGTGAGTTTGTATTGAGCAAACAATTACTGCGCTCTGGTACTGCTGTTGGAGCTTTGGTTCGGGAAGCAGAACAGGCTGAAAGTAAAGCTGATTTCACTCATAAATTAGCTATCGCCCTGAAAGAAGCCAATGAAACAGACTACTGGATAGATTTGTTACATCAATCTGAAATAATCGATCAGAAAAGCTTCGATTCTATTAAACCTAATATAGTTGAACTGATTAAACTGCTTACAAGCATTATAAAAACAACTCGTCAGAATATGGCGAAAATGAGAACTAAAAACTAG
- a CDS encoding site-specific DNA-methyltransferase, which yields MDKLKMHSPDLTQDNITRIRDLFPNCVTEAKDENGKLKLAVDFDLLKQELTDSIVEGPQERYHLNWPGKREAMLAANAPIAKTLRPCREESVDFDTTKNLFIEGDNLEALKLLQETYLGKVKMIYIDPPYNTGNDFIYEDDFAENTEVFLKRSNQKDEYGNKLVTNTMANGRFHSDWLSMLYPRIKLAKSLLKDDGVIFISIDDHEQANLKRLCDEVFGSDALVGIFPWRSRTAKADVPYGVSNDVEWVIAYAKPCFIAGRLGERNYYKTDDYEDRWRLQDLTTNKTATERPNSFFTMLNPKSGEMYPASENRTWSVTKETFDDYYKKGKIVFPDDYDFLKLKKPAFRVFEQEDKAKAIIKYGTDTIRMSVSTYLPEKEIGRTEHGSKEIRDYFNSQLFQYPKPTSLIKFFVNILCDSDALIFDFFCGSATTAEAVMRLNSEDGGNRKFIMVQLPEMCNEKSEAYKSGYKTIADISRERIRRAGKKIKEELISKSNVDQTSLLEDQSGSPDATKLDIGFRVLKIDTSNMAEIYYTPDAIQPNDLFTSVDNIKPERTPEDLLFQVLLDWGVDLTLPIRKQMIQDKTIFFVDENALIACFDSGVTEELVKELTSYKPLRIVFKDNSFTSDSVKINVDQIFKQLSPITEVRSI from the coding sequence ATGGATAAATTGAAGATGCATTCGCCTGATCTGACACAGGATAACATAACCCGTATACGCGATCTCTTCCCCAACTGCGTAACCGAGGCCAAAGATGAAAACGGTAAGCTCAAGCTGGCCGTTGATTTTGATCTGTTGAAGCAGGAGCTTACCGATTCCATTGTAGAAGGTCCCCAGGAGCGGTATCACCTCAACTGGCCGGGTAAGCGCGAGGCGATGCTTGCCGCGAATGCTCCGATAGCAAAAACATTGAGACCATGTAGAGAAGAAAGCGTAGATTTTGACACCACAAAGAATTTGTTCATAGAAGGCGATAACCTTGAAGCTCTGAAGCTATTGCAGGAGACGTATTTGGGGAAGGTCAAGATGATCTACATTGATCCGCCTTATAATACTGGGAATGATTTCATTTATGAGGATGATTTCGCAGAAAATACAGAAGTCTTCCTAAAAAGGTCGAATCAGAAGGATGAATATGGAAATAAGTTGGTAACAAATACTATGGCCAATGGGAGGTTTCATTCTGATTGGCTTTCTATGTTATATCCTAGAATCAAATTAGCAAAAAGTCTCTTAAAAGATGATGGTGTAATATTTATTAGTATTGATGATCATGAACAAGCAAATCTTAAAAGATTGTGCGATGAGGTATTTGGTTCTGATGCTCTAGTCGGAATATTCCCTTGGAGGAGTAGAACTGCAAAAGCTGATGTCCCATATGGTGTTTCGAATGATGTAGAATGGGTGATTGCTTATGCGAAGCCTTGCTTTATTGCGGGTCGATTAGGCGAAAGAAATTATTACAAAACTGATGATTATGAAGATCGGTGGAGATTGCAAGATTTAACGACCAATAAAACAGCTACTGAGCGACCAAACTCTTTTTTTACAATGTTAAACCCAAAGAGTGGTGAGATGTATCCAGCTAGTGAGAATCGTACATGGTCAGTGACTAAAGAAACATTTGATGATTATTATAAAAAAGGTAAAATTGTCTTTCCTGATGATTACGATTTTTTAAAGTTGAAAAAACCAGCTTTCAGAGTTTTCGAACAGGAAGATAAAGCAAAGGCCATAATAAAGTATGGTACTGATACTATAAGAATGTCAGTCTCAACCTATTTACCAGAAAAGGAAATCGGAAGAACTGAGCATGGGTCAAAAGAAATTCGAGATTATTTCAATAGCCAGTTATTTCAATATCCTAAACCTACTTCTTTGATTAAGTTTTTCGTCAATATTCTTTGTGATTCAGATGCGTTAATATTCGATTTTTTTTGCGGTTCTGCAACTACAGCCGAAGCCGTGATGCGTTTAAACTCTGAAGATGGTGGTAACCGTAAATTTATTATGGTACAGCTCCCTGAAATGTGTAATGAAAAATCGGAAGCATACAAATCGGGTTACAAGACAATCGCAGATATTTCCAGAGAACGAATCCGCCGTGCGGGTAAGAAAATAAAAGAAGAACTAATTTCTAAATCAAACGTGGATCAAACATCATTACTTGAAGATCAATCAGGGAGTCCAGATGCCACGAAATTAGACATCGGTTTTAGAGTCCTAAAAATAGATACATCAAACATGGCAGAGATCTATTATACACCAGATGCAATTCAACCTAATGACCTCTTCACTTCAGTCGATAACATAAAGCCTGAGCGTACCCCCGAAGACCTTCTCTTCCAGGTCCTTCTTGATTGGGGTGTAGATCTTACCCTGCCAATCCGAAAACAAATGATTCAGGATAAAACAATCTTCTTTGTGGATGAAAATGCATTAATTGCCTGTTTCGATAGTGGTGTTACAGAAGAGTTGGTGAAAGAACTTACTTCCTATAAACCATTGCGCATTGTTTTCAAAGATAATAGTTTCACTTCTGATTCAGTTAAAATCAATGTAGATCAGATCTTTAAGCAGCTCTCACCAATCACCGAAGTACGTTCAATTTAG
- a CDS encoding GxxExxY protein, which yields MSRDELLFADECYAIQGAIFDVYREMGCGFLEAVYQECLEMEFSASKIPFEAQKELALSYKGKALSQTYKPDFICYEKIIVELKAVKEITSEHTAQLFNYLKATELELGLLVNFGAYPKVKIIRIANTVRR from the coding sequence ATGAGCCGGGATGAACTACTTTTTGCGGATGAATGCTACGCCATACAAGGAGCCATTTTCGATGTTTACAGAGAAATGGGGTGTGGTTTTTTGGAAGCAGTTTATCAGGAATGTCTGGAGATGGAGTTTAGTGCGAGTAAGATACCCTTTGAAGCGCAAAAGGAGCTTGCACTTTCATACAAAGGTAAGGCACTTAGCCAAACCTACAAACCTGACTTTATCTGTTATGAGAAGATCATCGTGGAGTTGAAGGCTGTTAAAGAGATAACATCCGAACACACGGCTCAGTTATTTAACTATCTCAAAGCTACGGAACTGGAACTTGGTTTACTGGTAAACTTTGGTGCGTATCCAAAGGTGAAAATTATACGTATAGCAAATACGGTTAGGAGGTAG
- a CDS encoding DUF4391 domain-containing protein: MSGCLFEYPKQAYFGRIVPKSKIYAHARPSGSVKNIFIRQIEQITWKYKLALKTINIPETSVVPEIQIFTIALREKELKPEALRCIDLAVQFPVIFELLCEDQIKVVAAYKYLDGAGSGKCRVTDYFESEWVSGDTERKQIPLALNLEVLYGALLEPLLPFPARAGESLQERVERIGKIREKQREIERCEARLLREKQFNRKVVINTELREMREEIGRLGIG; encoded by the coding sequence ATGAGCGGCTGCTTGTTTGAATATCCAAAGCAGGCTTATTTTGGGCGCATAGTGCCAAAGAGTAAAATCTATGCTCATGCACGTCCATCAGGATCCGTTAAAAATATCTTTATTCGTCAGATTGAACAGATAACCTGGAAGTATAAGCTCGCGCTAAAAACGATTAATATACCTGAAACTTCTGTGGTGCCTGAGATACAGATATTTACTATCGCTCTTAGGGAGAAGGAGTTAAAGCCGGAAGCTTTGCGATGTATAGATCTGGCTGTGCAGTTCCCTGTAATATTTGAATTGCTATGTGAGGATCAGATAAAAGTGGTCGCTGCTTATAAGTATCTTGATGGGGCCGGTAGTGGCAAGTGTCGGGTAACGGATTACTTTGAAAGCGAGTGGGTATCAGGAGATACGGAGCGTAAGCAGATTCCACTGGCTTTGAATCTCGAAGTTTTATACGGCGCTCTTCTTGAACCGCTGTTACCATTTCCGGCAAGAGCCGGTGAGAGCTTACAGGAAAGGGTGGAGAGAATCGGTAAAATACGAGAAAAGCAGAGAGAGATCGAACGGTGCGAAGCGAGGTTGCTGAGAGAGAAGCAGTTTAACAGGAAAGTGGTAATAAACACAGAACTGAGAGAGATGAGAGAAGAGATTGGGAGATTAGGAATAGGATAA